The Methylomonas koyamae genome has a segment encoding these proteins:
- a CDS encoding ParB/RepB/Spo0J family partition protein produces MLATKRYEYLPIEQIEFHHTLTNHRDLDRAKVTHLEKDILSNGLFEPLVVWERNSREYYLVGGFHRMEAIQGIRRANPGYFDRVDVRVVTGDPDEIKALNLKLNSDRVDTRITDYFQTVIYLNNANWSKERIAEFFDKSVSWIEDIVRFAPLTTEAMREKLASGELSWNRAREILRKALNAPPGNEKQIIEQELARPAAPAAAKPLPFQATLKRLTASIQTAPKQTFKVTGQDLYALLVTLRGKNVSAEDLERVRKAFPVLWDQE; encoded by the coding sequence ATGCTAGCCACCAAGCGATACGAATACCTGCCTATCGAGCAAATCGAGTTTCACCATACCCTGACCAACCACCGCGATCTGGACCGGGCCAAGGTCACCCATCTGGAAAAGGACATTCTCAGCAACGGCCTGTTCGAGCCGTTGGTAGTCTGGGAGCGCAACAGCCGCGAATATTACCTGGTCGGCGGCTTTCACCGAATGGAAGCGATACAAGGCATCCGCCGCGCCAATCCGGGTTATTTCGACCGGGTCGACGTGCGCGTCGTCACCGGCGATCCGGACGAAATCAAGGCGCTGAATTTGAAACTGAACTCGGACCGGGTCGATACCCGCATCACCGACTATTTTCAAACGGTGATTTATCTGAACAACGCCAACTGGTCGAAAGAGCGCATTGCCGAATTTTTCGACAAAAGCGTCAGTTGGATAGAAGACATCGTCCGCTTCGCGCCGCTGACCACCGAAGCGATGCGGGAAAAGCTGGCCAGCGGCGAACTGTCCTGGAACCGGGCCAGGGAAATCCTGCGCAAGGCGTTGAACGCGCCGCCCGGCAACGAAAAACAAATCATCGAACAAGAACTGGCTCGGCCCGCAGCCCCCGCCGCGGCCAAACCGCTACCGTTTCAAGCCACGCTGAAACGGCTGACGGCATCGATCCAGACCGCGCCGAAACAAACCTTCAAAGTCACCGGCCAGGATTTGTACGCCTTGCTGGTCACCCTGCGCGGCAAAAACGTCAGCGCGGAAGATCTGGAGCGGGTGCGCAAGGCGTTTCCGGTGTTGTGGGACCAGGAATAG
- a CDS encoding ABC transporter substrate-binding protein, whose protein sequence is MVHVTQHNPILAKAFLISICCAILAACQESPPQSRGLLPKITVAFTDQPESVLMHVALAQGFFSEEGLQVEPQLHGFGKAALQAVVDGKADFATVAETPLMFSILRGEHIAVIANIVTSSSNHAVVARPDAGIAKLADLKGKRIGFIAGTTSEFFLDSILTASGLTRAEIEPVAIQPQDMQASIELKQVDAVCTWNYPLIQIQRQLGPAAAVFYDRDIYTETFNIAAQQAFIEQNAETVERLLRALVKAETFVAEHPDAAQTLMAKLAQLELSLVKDVWANFNYEVALDQTLLITLEDETRWAMKNRLVDAAAMPDFRQHIHLDSLARVKPSAVAIQR, encoded by the coding sequence GTGGTTCATGTTACGCAGCACAACCCCATACTGGCCAAAGCGTTCCTTATCTCGATTTGCTGCGCGATATTGGCGGCTTGCCAAGAATCTCCGCCGCAAAGCCGCGGGCTGCTGCCGAAAATCACGGTAGCCTTCACTGACCAACCTGAATCTGTGCTGATGCATGTCGCGTTGGCACAGGGCTTTTTTAGCGAGGAGGGATTGCAGGTGGAGCCGCAACTGCACGGCTTCGGCAAGGCGGCCTTGCAAGCGGTGGTCGACGGTAAAGCCGATTTCGCCACCGTCGCCGAAACGCCGTTGATGTTCAGCATATTGCGCGGCGAACACATCGCGGTAATCGCTAACATCGTCACCAGTTCGAGTAACCATGCGGTAGTAGCCAGACCAGATGCCGGCATTGCCAAACTCGCGGACTTAAAAGGAAAACGCATCGGCTTTATCGCCGGCACCACATCGGAATTTTTTCTGGATTCCATTTTGACGGCATCCGGCCTGACCAGAGCGGAAATCGAGCCGGTTGCCATCCAGCCCCAAGACATGCAGGCCAGTATCGAGCTCAAGCAGGTCGATGCCGTGTGCACCTGGAACTACCCGTTGATACAAATTCAGCGGCAACTCGGTCCTGCGGCGGCGGTTTTTTACGACCGGGATATTTATACCGAGACGTTCAATATCGCCGCACAACAAGCCTTTATCGAACAAAACGCCGAAACTGTCGAACGCTTGCTGCGCGCCTTGGTCAAGGCCGAAACCTTCGTTGCCGAGCACCCGGACGCGGCTCAAACCCTGATGGCAAAGCTGGCGCAGTTGGAATTGAGCCTGGTCAAGGACGTTTGGGCCAATTTCAATTACGAGGTGGCGCTCGATCAGACGCTGCTGATTACCCTGGAAGACGAAACCCGCTGGGCGATGAAAAACCGACTGGTCGATGCCGCGGCCATGCCCGATTTCCGGCAACACATCCACCTCGATAGTCTGGCGCGCGTCAAACCGTCTGCCGTTGCGATCCAGCGTTAG
- a CDS encoding EAL domain-containing protein: MRIVKRLKILSAAAIATVAVLLAILFSTIAHYQQEKDGHLLVDKLVRGLFELTAFRDQYLLYREPRPLTDWENRRESVNRLLDRVAGQSSFANEAPVLAKLRASFDKSATIFQRIAANSALLNQAGDRQDVYAELDKRLVSQLLLRDANNLNLANTLLDAGNRRVEKSYQYLVGIVGLFALWSALVTIMSLIRLSRLINTRLLPLHQGAKRIAEGNLDYRIACSGNDEFSELAAAVNGMTARLQDFAAQLRGEAVERERLAQEREQYFRFFRLTTEPMCIADPQGCFMQVNPAFELLVGFDESELLAKPFLEFVCDEDRQKTAEEMARQISGHKSMAFENRYVCKDGRLVHLSWTAYYDPDDGVTYATARDITQRKLAEAQLAESEFRWKFAIEGSGDGVWDWNLVTNQVNFSRRYKEMLGYSDRDIRGFKQEWVDRLHPDDRANVAAVLEEYLAGKTPVYAVEFRMRCKDGSYKYILARGMVVNRDGAGNALRMIGTHTDISERKQLEQKLQLAASVFTHAREGIMITGTDGVIIDVNEAFSLITGYSREEAIGRFPRFLHSGRHDPSFYADMWQQLVEKGHWYGEIWNRRKTGEIYAQMESISSIRDAAGNISQYVSLFSDITTLKEHEKQLEHIAHFDALTGLPNRILLADRLRQAIVQAQRNGDILAIVYLDLDGFKAINDSYGHEAGDRLLTAISARMKQALREGDTLARIGGDEFVAVLPELADADSSIPLLERLLTAASDPADCGDLMFNVSASLGVTFYPQTEEVDADQLLRQADQAMYQAKLAGKNCVCRFDADQDSYIRTRHESLNRIGQAMLGREFVLYYQPKVNLRSGALVGAEALIRWHHPEKGLLPPSEFLSVVEDHPLAVEIGEWVIDSALTQIQIWHEAGLRIPVSVNIGARQLQQKDFVERLRQLLVAHPEVAADCLELEVLETSAIEDIGHVSNVIYASKELGIAFALDDFGTGYSSLTYLKRLPVAMLKIDRSFVCDMLDDPDDLSILNGVISLAAAFGKQVIAEGVETEKHGELLLQLGCELAQGYGIAKPMPAAAMFDWYNDWRSKPFWLNPGQ; the protein is encoded by the coding sequence ATGCGCATCGTCAAACGCTTAAAAATTCTGTCGGCCGCCGCTATCGCCACGGTTGCGGTACTGCTGGCGATCCTGTTCTCGACCATTGCGCATTATCAGCAAGAAAAAGACGGCCACCTGCTGGTCGATAAATTGGTACGCGGTTTGTTCGAATTAACCGCTTTCAGGGACCAGTATCTTCTGTACCGGGAGCCTCGGCCGCTAACGGATTGGGAAAACCGCAGGGAAAGCGTAAACCGGTTGCTAGACCGGGTCGCCGGCCAATCCTCGTTCGCCAACGAGGCGCCGGTTTTGGCCAAATTGCGCGCCAGCTTCGACAAATCTGCAACCATCTTTCAGCGCATCGCCGCAAACAGCGCGTTATTAAACCAGGCCGGCGACCGGCAGGACGTTTATGCCGAGCTGGACAAACGGCTGGTCAGCCAGCTTTTGTTGCGCGACGCCAATAATCTTAACCTGGCCAATACTTTGCTGGATGCCGGCAACCGCCGCGTCGAAAAAAGTTACCAATATTTGGTCGGCATCGTCGGCCTGTTCGCATTGTGGTCGGCATTGGTCACCATTATGAGCTTGATCCGGCTGAGCCGGCTGATTAACACCCGGCTATTACCGTTGCATCAGGGGGCCAAACGCATTGCCGAGGGGAATCTGGATTACCGGATTGCCTGCAGCGGTAACGACGAATTCAGCGAACTTGCCGCCGCCGTCAACGGCATGACGGCTCGGCTACAGGATTTTGCCGCGCAGCTTCGCGGAGAAGCGGTCGAACGCGAGCGCCTTGCCCAGGAAAGAGAGCAGTATTTTCGATTCTTCCGGCTCACCACGGAACCGATGTGCATTGCCGATCCGCAAGGTTGTTTTATGCAAGTCAATCCGGCCTTCGAATTATTGGTCGGCTTCGACGAAAGCGAGTTGCTGGCCAAACCGTTTCTGGAATTCGTTTGCGACGAGGACAGGCAAAAGACCGCAGAGGAAATGGCGCGCCAAATATCGGGCCATAAATCGATGGCCTTCGAAAACCGCTATGTTTGCAAAGACGGCCGACTGGTGCATTTGTCCTGGACCGCTTATTACGACCCGGACGACGGCGTGACGTATGCCACGGCGCGCGACATCACCCAACGTAAATTGGCGGAAGCGCAACTGGCCGAAAGCGAGTTTCGTTGGAAATTTGCCATCGAAGGCTCGGGGGACGGGGTTTGGGATTGGAATCTGGTTACCAATCAAGTGAATTTTTCCCGACGCTACAAGGAGATGTTGGGTTATTCGGATCGAGACATTCGCGGCTTTAAACAGGAATGGGTAGACCGGCTGCATCCTGACGACAGGGCCAATGTCGCGGCGGTCCTCGAGGAATATCTGGCGGGCAAGACACCGGTTTATGCGGTTGAGTTCAGGATGCGATGCAAGGACGGCAGCTATAAATACATTCTCGCCCGCGGCATGGTGGTTAACCGCGATGGCGCCGGCAACGCGTTACGGATGATAGGCACGCATACCGATATCAGCGAACGCAAGCAGCTCGAACAAAAATTGCAACTTGCCGCCAGCGTGTTCACCCACGCTCGCGAAGGCATCATGATTACCGGCACGGATGGCGTCATCATCGACGTCAATGAAGCGTTTAGCCTGATCACCGGCTACAGCCGCGAGGAAGCCATCGGCCGGTTTCCCCGCTTTCTGCATTCCGGGCGCCACGACCCGAGTTTCTACGCCGATATGTGGCAGCAATTGGTCGAGAAAGGCCACTGGTACGGGGAAATCTGGAATCGGCGCAAAACCGGCGAGATTTATGCGCAGATGGAGTCCATCAGCTCGATACGCGATGCCGCCGGCAATATCAGCCAATACGTGTCGTTGTTCTCGGACATCACGACGCTGAAGGAGCATGAGAAGCAACTGGAACATATTGCCCACTTCGATGCGCTGACCGGCTTGCCCAATCGAATTCTGTTGGCGGACCGCTTGCGCCAGGCGATTGTGCAGGCGCAACGCAACGGCGACATCTTGGCGATCGTCTATTTGGATCTGGATGGATTCAAAGCCATCAACGATTCCTATGGGCACGAAGCCGGCGACCGCTTGCTGACCGCAATTTCGGCCAGAATGAAACAAGCCCTGCGCGAAGGGGACACCTTGGCCAGGATCGGCGGCGACGAATTCGTCGCCGTGTTGCCGGAGTTGGCCGATGCCGATTCGAGCATACCGCTGCTGGAGCGATTGCTGACGGCGGCTTCCGACCCGGCAGACTGCGGCGATTTAATGTTCAACGTCTCGGCCAGTTTGGGCGTCACCTTTTACCCGCAGACTGAAGAAGTGGATGCCGACCAGTTGCTGCGCCAGGCCGATCAGGCCATGTATCAAGCCAAGTTGGCCGGCAAAAACTGCGTTTGCCGGTTCGACGCCGACCAAGACAGTTACATCCGCACGCGCCACGAATCCTTAAACCGCATCGGCCAGGCCATGCTTGGCCGCGAATTCGTTTTGTATTACCAGCCCAAAGTGAATTTGCGCAGCGGAGCATTGGTCGGCGCCGAGGCGTTAATCCGCTGGCATCACCCGGAGAAAGGCCTGTTGCCGCCCAGCGAATTTCTGTCGGTGGTCGAGGATCATCCGCTCGCGGTCGAAATCGGCGAATGGGTGATCGACAGCGCCCTGACCCAAATCCAAATCTGGCACGAAGCCGGTCTGAGAATTCCGGTCAGCGTCAACATCGGCGCGCGCCAATTGCAACAAAAAGACTTTGTCGAACGCCTGCGCCAGTTGCTGGTAGCCCATCCTGAAGTCGCTGCCGATTGCCTGGAGCTGGAGGTGCTGGAAACCAGCGCGATCGAAGACATCGGCCACGTCTCCAACGTGATTTATGCCAGCAAGGAGCTGGGGATCGCGTTCGCCCTGGACGATTTCGGCACCGGTTATTCCTCTTTAACTTATTTGAAGCGTTTGCCGGTGGCGATGTTGAAAATAGACCGCAGTTTCGTCTGCGACATGCTGGACGACCCGGACGACTTGTCCATCCTGAATGGCGTCATCAGCCTGGCCGCCGCCTTCGGCAAGCAGGTAATTGCCGAAGGCGTCGAAACCGAGAAACACGGCGAATTGCTGCTGCAACTCGGCTGCGAACTGGCGCAAGGCTACGGCATTGCCAAACCGATGCCGGCCGCGGCAATGTTCGATTGGTACAACGACTGGCGTTCGAAACCATTTTGGCTCAATCCCGGGCAATGA
- a CDS encoding HD domain-containing phosphohydrolase produces the protein MAEPVQPQKKTILVVDDTPDNLVLFGELLMPHYQVRVANSGLKALAAAAAEPRPDLILLDVMMPEMDGYQVIARLKTEPETRDIPVMFITALDQIEDEVRGLELGAADYVTKPVKPAILLARVRGQLDLKEARDILRDKNAWPEAEVERRVRQYRKVQDASMRALASLAEARDSETGNHILRTQGYVNILAGTLAAQPKYAAILTPAVIETYTKAATLHDIGKVGIPDQILYKPGRHTPEEWEIMKTHAQIGAQAIWRAIQHEDDLEAVNFLCVAMEIAGKHHEKWDGSGYPRGLVGEQIPLCARLMAVADVFDALVSRRIYKAAFTIEEAKRIIVENSGSHFDPEIVAAFCQCIDEFHSVAARYQDDGEHEEHNPPA, from the coding sequence ATGGCAGAGCCCGTCCAGCCGCAGAAAAAGACCATTCTCGTCGTCGACGACACTCCCGACAATCTGGTGTTGTTCGGCGAATTGCTGATGCCGCATTACCAGGTGCGCGTCGCCAACAGCGGCCTTAAAGCGTTGGCCGCGGCGGCGGCAGAACCTCGGCCGGATTTGATTCTGTTGGACGTGATGATGCCGGAGATGGACGGTTACCAAGTCATCGCCCGCTTGAAAACGGAGCCGGAGACGCGCGATATTCCGGTAATGTTCATCACTGCGCTAGACCAGATCGAGGACGAAGTGCGCGGCTTGGAACTCGGCGCGGCCGACTACGTTACCAAACCGGTCAAGCCGGCCATTCTTTTGGCCCGGGTACGCGGCCAATTGGATTTGAAGGAAGCGCGGGATATCTTGCGCGACAAGAATGCCTGGCCGGAAGCGGAAGTCGAGCGGCGGGTTCGCCAATACCGAAAAGTGCAGGACGCCAGCATGCGGGCTTTGGCCAGCCTGGCCGAGGCGCGCGATTCGGAGACCGGCAACCATATTTTGCGGACCCAAGGCTACGTCAACATCCTGGCCGGCACATTGGCCGCTCAGCCCAAATACGCCGCCATCCTGACGCCGGCCGTCATCGAAACCTACACCAAGGCCGCCACGCTGCACGATATCGGCAAGGTCGGCATCCCCGACCAAATCCTGTACAAACCGGGCCGGCATACCCCGGAAGAATGGGAGATCATGAAAACTCATGCCCAAATTGGCGCGCAAGCGATTTGGCGGGCGATACAACACGAAGACGATTTGGAAGCGGTCAATTTTTTGTGCGTGGCAATGGAAATTGCCGGGAAACACCATGAAAAATGGGACGGCAGCGGTTACCCCAGAGGCCTGGTCGGCGAGCAGATTCCGCTTTGCGCCCGCTTGATGGCGGTAGCCGACGTGTTCGACGCCTTGGTGAGCCGGCGGATTTACAAAGCGGCATTCACGATTGAAGAAGCCAAGCGGATCATCGTCGAGAACAGCGGTTCCCATTTCGATCCGGAAATCGTCGCGGCATTTTGCCAATGCATCGACGAATTCCATAGTGTCGCCGCGCGTTACCAAGACGACGGCGAGCACGAGGAGCACAATCCGCCCGCTTAA